The DNA window CTTTAACACCATCTCTTATTTTTATTTTACCATAATTCACTATCATATCTGTATGCTTTTTTGAAAACCCGTATTTTTTCAGTATTTCAAAATGTTTTTCCCACCACTCTTGAATATACTTTTTCTTTTCTTCTTTTGGTAAAGAATTTATGTTCAATTTTTTCATAAAAATGATAGAGTTCTTTTGCTTCTTTTGTATAACCATCGCTTATATAATCTTCATCTCTCAAAATAGAGATTAAAGACGGCCTTCTTTCACTATTTACAAAGCAATAAGTTAATGTTCTGTCAAAATCAGAAAGTATATGAATTTTATCAATTCCTTCTTTTTTGAATGTTTCTTCTAATCTATTAAATTTCTCTTTATTTGTTATGATTAAATTCTCTGCCATAGATAAAATTCTCATTAATACAACTTCAATTTTACCACAATCTTATAACTAATAAAAAGAGCGCGATAAGATAAAGTAAGTCTTTTTAACTTGGTATTTTTGCAAGCAAAAAAGTTATATCAAACATTCTCACATTCTGCAGAATGTTATAACTTTTGGTATGCATCAATTTTCATAAGCCTCGCCCTTAGAAAACCGCTTGCAATATATTTCTCACCACATTTTTAAATTTCATCATCAGTACCTTGAGTTGTCACTTGAGAAAATATTGCTATACTAGTTATTAAACTCATACTAATAATAAGTCTCCCTTCTTCATATCTACCTCCTTTATTTTATTTAACAATTATTGTACCTGTTAAATATGGCCTTAAGTGATCATGGTACTTCCATTCTCCAGCTTCATTAAAAATAAAAGAATAACTTTCTCCTTTTTGTAAACCATGACAAGCGTCAAAAATAGAACTTTCTTGCGGCGTTCCACATTTTTCTATTCCAGATCCCGGATAAACTCTGTGGGTTGGATGAACATCGGATGCTGGCCAAGAAGGAGAATCAAATTGATTTACAAAAGTAACTTTTGTGCCTTTAGAAACAGTTATTGTAGAAGGTTCAAAACCATTATCTGTTATAATTATCTGAACTTCTTGGTATGTTGTCTCTTTATTTTCTTGCGTTAATTGTTTTTCTTTTGCCTCCTCTTCTCCGCTAACTTCTTGCTGATTGTTTACATTCTGAAACCCTACTTGAGGTTGTGATGTATATTGCTGGCTCCCACGATTGCCTGCAAAAAACATCGCAACCCCTATAATTATTATTAATATTACTAAGCCTAAAAGTATGTTTTTGTTCATGATTTTTAATTAATTTTAATTATAATTAAACGCTTTCCAATTCTACTAAATAATAATTTTTCTTTCCTTTTTTAATTATAAAATACCTATTATGCAGAGCAATATTTTTTGAAATTTTTATGTTATCCAAAACAATTTCGCCATTTACATAAATGCCTTTTTTACTTAATAGTTCTCTTGCCTCTCTTTTAGATTTAACAGCGCCCAGTTCCAGCAACAAATCTATTATTGTTTTTTCTTCTTGCTTTTTTACAAACAAATGAGGCACGTCTGATAAAGCGTTTTTTATATCCTCTGGTGAAAGTTTTTTAACATCTCCATAAAACAATAATTCAGATACTTTCTCGGCTCTTAAAGCAGCTTCTTTTCCGTGGACAAAACTTGTAACTTCTTTTGCTAAAACTTTTTGAGCTTCTCTTTTCTGAGGATCTTTTTTTAACTTTTCTTCCAACTCGTTTATTTTTTCAATATCTAAAAATGTAAAGTATTTTAAAAATTTTATAACATCATCATCTGATGTGTTTACCCAAAACTGATAAAACTGATAAGGCGTTGTCTTATTTGGATCCAGCCACACAGCGCCCTTTTCTGTTTTGCCGAATTTTTTGCCTTCTTTTGTTGTGATTAAGGGTGTGGTAAGTCCGAAAACCTCTTTGCCTTCTACTCTCTTTATTAAATCAACACCGGCTGTAATATTACCCCACTGATCGCTTCCTCCAACTTGCAGAACGCATCCATATTTTTTGTATAACTGCAGAAAATCATACGCTTGCAAAATCATATATGAAAATTCTGTAAAAGAAATTCCACTAGTATTTACTCTTGTTTTAACAGATTCTTTAGCCAACATATACCCTACAGAAAAATGTTTTCCTATGCCGCGCAGAAAATCAATAACTTTTAAATTCTTTGTCCAATCGTAATTATTAACTAAAACCGCTTTTTTATTAAAGTCAAAAAATCTTTCAAGTTGCTTTTTAATTTGACTTGAATAAAACTCCACTGTTTGCTCATTGTTAAGAACTCTTTCTTCTTTTTTGCCACTTGGATCTCCTATTAACCCTGTTGCTCCACCAACAAGCACTATTGGTTTGTGCCCTGACATCTCAAACCTTTTTAAAGTTATTATTAAAAGCAAATTGCCAACATGCAAACTCTCTGCAGTTGGATCAAACCCAGCATATAAAGATATCTTTTTTTTGTTCAAAATATTTTCCAATTCTTTTTCCTCCGTACACTGGTAAAAAAGCCCCCTCTTTTTTAAATCGATTATTATGTTCATAAATCTTTTGATTTGATTTTTTATTATAGCAAAAATTGGAAAATATTATCTTATTTTCTTAAAACTTCAATCTTTCCCTTGACTATCTTGATAAGTTTTGATGGTTTGCCTTTTTTTCTACCAGCGTCGTAATACAAAACTTTATCACCAAAATACTTCCTTGCCTGATTTATTGTTTCTGCCGGTTTTTCTCCTTCTATGTTGGCGCTTGGCGCAATTAAAGGGCCCGATATTTTTAAAACTTTCGCCAAAAAACTGCTTTTTGGCAAACGAAAAGCTAAGGTACCAATGCCCCTGTGCAAATACTTAAATTTTTTTAATTTGTTTTTATCTTTTATTTTTAAAATAACAGAAACTTTTCCGGGCCAAACTTTCTTTAGAAATTCAAACTCTTTTTTTGTTGGTTCTACTCCAAAAGTTTTTAAATCATCAAGCGAAGATATCAAAATAATACAAGGTTTTTTAGGATTTCTTTTTCTTAATTTATACACTTTTTCTACTGATTTTTTGTCTAAAGAAGATGCGCAAATGCCATATATTGTATCTGTTGGCATAACAACAACGTTACCTTCTTTTAAGAGAAGTGCCAACTTTTTCCATGAATTTTTTTCAGAACCAAAATATCCTCCAATTATTAAATCGTTTTTTACAACTCTATGGCAGGGTATTTCAGAAGATCTGTTTTTAGCCATTAAATTAGCAACATACCTAAAAGCTTTTTCTTTACCAGCTAGTTTTGCAATTTGCTTATAAGATTTAACCTCTCCTTTTTTTATTTTTTTAACCTGAGATAAAATTTTTTCTTTCAGATTATTTTCCATAATCTTCTAAAACTTTATCTATTTTAGCAGCAAGTATAAAATCATTTTCAGATAACCCTCCAATGGCATGCGTGTAAATTTCAATTTTAACTTTGTTCCATTGGTAAATCAAAATATCAGGATGATGATTCTCTCTTTCTGAAACATCAGCCACCTTATTTACAAATTCCATTGATTCTTTAAAATCTTGAAATTGTAAATTTTTAGATATCTTTTTATAATCTACCAAATCCCAACCTTTTAACTGTTTTAAAAGTTTTTCACACTCTTCTTTTGAAAGAGGACTCACGCCCTCTTCGCAGGGAACGCATTTTTTATTTAACAAATTTGCCATCGCTTTATTCTTTAATTTTTAAGTTTTTTTTATTCGTCTTAACCACTTCGTCAAAAATTTTTTTAAATAACTTCTCCACGAAATCGGCGTTTAACTTTTTCTTTTTTGCCAACCGCCTTAAGTTTTTTATCTTTTCGCTCTCTCTTTTTTTATCTCTTAATGGTAAACCCACTTCTTTTTTAACCTTACCTATTTTTTCAGTAATTTTAAACCTGAAAGCAAGCAAATTCAAAATATTTTTGTCTATCTTGTCTACATCATTTCTAAGGTTTTTTATCTTTTTTCTAATAATTTTGAAGCTAGAGTTTTCCATTTTTACAATTTTCAACCAAATTTAAAAACCATTTAAAAGATGC is part of the bacterium HR34 genome and encodes:
- the tyrA gene encoding T-protein encodes the protein MENSSFKIIRKKIKNLRNDVDKIDKNILNLLAFRFKITEKIGKVKKEVGLPLRDKKRESEKIKNLRRLAKKKKLNADFVEKLFKKIFDEVVKTNKKNLKIKE
- a CDS encoding Putative pterin-4-alpha-carbinolamine dehydratase, whose product is MANLLNKKCVPCEEGVSPLSKEECEKLLKQLKGWDLVDYKKISKNLQFQDFKESMEFVNKVADVSERENHHPDILIYQWNKVKIEIYTHAIGGLSENDFILAAKIDKVLEDYGK
- the tyrS gene encoding Tyrosine--tRNA ligase, which translates into the protein MNIIIDLKKRGLFYQCTEEKELENILNKKKISLYAGFDPTAESLHVGNLLLIITLKRFEMSGHKPIVLVGGATGLIGDPSGKKEERVLNNEQTVEFYSSQIKKQLERFFDFNKKAVLVNNYDWTKNLKVIDFLRGIGKHFSVGYMLAKESVKTRVNTSGISFTEFSYMILQAYDFLQLYKKYGCVLQVGGSDQWGNITAGVDLIKRVEGKEVFGLTTPLITTKEGKKFGKTEKGAVWLDPNKTTPYQFYQFWVNTSDDDVIKFLKYFTFLDIEKINELEEKLKKDPQKREAQKVLAKEVTSFVHGKEAALRAEKVSELLFYGDVKKLSPEDIKNALSDVPHLFVKKQEEKTIIDLLLELGAVKSKREARELLSKKGIYVNGEIVLDNIKISKNIALHNRYFIIKKGKKNYYLVELESV
- a CDS encoding Putative threonylcarbamoyl-AMP synthase, whose protein sequence is MENNLKEKILSQVKKIKKGEVKSYKQIAKLAGKEKAFRYVANLMAKNRSSEIPCHRVVKNDLIIGGYFGSEKNSWKKLALLLKEGNVVVMPTDTIYGICASSLDKKSVEKVYKLRKRNPKKPCIILISSLDDLKTFGVEPTKKEFEFLKKVWPGKVSVILKIKDKNKLKKFKYLHRGIGTLAFRLPKSSFLAKVLKISGPLIAPSANIEGEKPAETINQARKYFGDKVLYYDAGRKKGKPSKLIKIVKGKIEVLRK